One Malaclemys terrapin pileata isolate rMalTer1 chromosome 21, rMalTer1.hap1, whole genome shotgun sequence DNA window includes the following coding sequences:
- the ARHGAP30 gene encoding rho GTPase-activating protein 30 isoform X2, producing MSLAMKARQKVKRKGAAKDRVFGCDLLEHLQHSGQEVPQVLRSCTEFVEQHGIVDGIYRLSGVSSNIQKLRQEFDSDRCPDLNKDVYLQDIHCVSSLCKAYFRELPNPLLTYQLYDKFADAVAIQMEEGRLVKIKEVLKELPSPHYRTLEFLMRHLVHMASYSSQTNMHARNLAIVWAPNLLRSKDIEASGFNGTAAFMEVRVQSIVVEFILTHVEQLFRDAPLCGSDRENLRKSLLLSGLGLPGVHPDSQTMSYNLPTMLNQGDGPPQIRPYHTIIELNDHKKGSLKVKKWRSIFNLGRSSNDSKRKPAKAEEKDDKSIKMSLRPAKSMDSLSSVPDANDDNARLGRKRSQKQAPQRRESFDSPSSREESFLESDEYPEGKFKGEEGQQTLESESEASAKSEPTTPKAGRASLVGGAPQGRSPMTARNRAEKCAGVHISVPFSVTVPFHITSNISLSRLTRGLECPALSYSPLDKEALERSSKELEAEEGLSAKLPLDEEDHVADTKPASALDSEENRLSMEVQDSFSFLDNQDTWQDCGTEGDQPEKSLLEETTSDFAGDMLDGFPGMDDDMESRFMNPEFSVEPPPEYLSIEECMNEEQYYMATGCSDTEELSKETDSEDVFLSAYDDLSPLASDLEKLRQLGTEHGWDVPLPDGALGGEMAQEMLSNQPPRPAEEGPLASDTNGSSLSKEGSSTKVPLPDSPHAPELATPCRSKEAAEDPHGPLRQPEGLEGDGAEGDAVESSPAIHQEEDINVTGGDDLEAGPGPPRTKPTTDVAPVREHQGTWAPESEGHGAQASHAGDEQVQAPRLREAELAPCAPGQEADGCAPEEVRAQEGQGGSALPTPETKQPESGKGPPQPLAMKTAPALSPGSGPELPTVPICESGPMSTAPFLETGLETTTVPLDQSGPQVSISLLGTGHEAPTAPGYESNPEAAPLLETSLDLASWSDASSLLWSGPTSLPLESGPLKPTELPALPEPDTPAGVRPDGSAPMRVTSSTVRVQQVKSVPIVPPKPQFARMPPTVKMKMHLGEASTWPKLSASEKSSSGGETSLEKGASLQRQSHPVSLGACCRVAEGTESNEEFPPPSPVEKCPSSTESREPAETSLQKQRRASWRNGGSMSFDTAVALAKQRHLAQAPVRRMQTYCAGDGREMHGVPKVEKPPPFPRPALKPVGQRSLRPLSCTSALLSPDALALGKHPPLPDTACEPHLAPGQEPLPFAQEPTARSRLSMPRLGQRPSDMEEAVGPLPQQRRSLAFEIRDCGGSEL from the exons tccCCCAGGTACTGAGGAGCTGCACGGAGTTCGTCGAGCAGCACGGCATTGTGGATGGGATCTACAGGCTCTCCGGGGTCTCCTCAAACATCCAGAAGCTGAG GCAGGAGTTTGACAGCGACCGCTGCCCCGATCTCAACAAAGATGTGTACCTGCAGGACATCCACTGCGTCAGCTCCCTCTGCAAAGCCTACTTCCGggagctccccaaccccctgctcacctACCAGCTCTACGACAAGTTTGCT GATGCCGTGGCCATCCAGATGGAGGAGGGACGGCTGGTGAAAATCAAAGAGGTGCTGAAGGAACTTCCATCCCCACACTACAG GACCCTGGAGTTTCTGATGAGACATCTGGTTCACATGGCTTCCTACAGCTCCCAGACCAACATGCACGCCAGGAACCTGGCCATCGTCTGGGCCCCCAACCTGCTCAG ATCTAAGGACATCGAGGCCTCTGGGTTCAACGGCACGGCTGCCTTCATGGAGGTGCGGGTGCAGTCCATCGTCGTGGAGTTCATCCTCACCCACGTGGAGCAGCTCTTCAGAGACGCCCCTCTCTGCG GAAGTGACCGTGAGAACCTCCGGAAATCCCTCCTCCTGTCCGGCTTGGGGTTGCCAGGAGTCCACCCCGACAGCCAGACCATGTCCTACAACTTGCCCACCATGCTGAACCAGGGAGACGGCCCACCGCAGATCCGCCCCTACCACACCATCATCGAGCTCAACGACCACAA AAAAGGCTCCTTGAAGGTAAAGAAATGGAGGTCAATCTTCAACCTGGGCAGATCCAGCAATGACTCCAAACGCAAGCCGGCCAAGGCAGAGGAGAAAG ATGACAAATCCATTAAAATGAGCTTGCGGCCGGCCAAAAGCATGGACTCCCTCAGCTCCGTGCCGGATGCTAACGATG ACAAtgccaggctgggcaggaagAGATCACAGAAGCAGGCCCCCCAGCGCCGCGAGAGTTTCGACAGCCCCTCCTCCCGggaggagagctttctggagtcGGACGAGTACCCCGAAGGGAAATTCAAGGGCGAGGAGGGGCAGCAAACGCTGGAGTCCGAGAGCGAAGCCAGTGCCAAATCAGAGCCCACGACCCCCAAGGCCGGCCGGGCCTCGCTGGTGGGGGGCGCCCCGCAGGGCCGCTCGCCCATGACTGCGCGGAACCGGGCAGAGAAGTGCGCTGGGGTCCATATCTCCGTCCCCTTCTCGGTCACCGTCCCCTTCCACATCACCTCCAACATCTCCCTGTCCCGCCTGACCCGGGGGCTGGAGTGCCCGGCCCTGAGCTACAGCCCCTTAGACAAGGAGGCTCTGGAGAGGTCGTCCAAGGAGCtagaagcagaggaggggctgtCGGCTAAGCTCCCCCTCGACGAGGAAGATCACGTGG CAGATACAAAGCCGGCGAGTGCTCTGGACTCGGAGGAGAACAGGCTGTCCATGGAGGTGCAGGACTCCTTCTCATTTCTCGACAACCAGGACACCTGGCAGGACTGTGGCACGGAAGGCGACCAGCCAGAGAAGAGCTTGCTGGAAGAGACCACCTCCGATTTTGCTGGGGACATGCTGGATGGCTTCCCAGGAATGGATGACGACATGGAGAGCAGGTTCATGAAT CCGGAGTTCTCGGTGGAGCCGCCCCCGGAGTACCTCTCCATCGAGGAGTGCATGAATGAGGAGCAGTACTACATGGCCACCGGCTGCTCCGACACTGAGGAGCTCTCCAAGGAGACGGATTCCGAGGACGTGTTCCTGAGCGCCTACGATGACCTCAGCCCCTTAGCTTCTGACCTAGAGAAGCTGCGACAGCTCGGTACGGAGCACGGGTGGGATGTGCCTCTTCCAGATGGGGCGCTGGGTGGCGAAATGGCTCAAGAGATGCTGAGCAACCAGCCCCCAAGACCTGCTGAGGAAGGGCCGTTAGCTAGCGACACCAATGGCTCCTCTTTGTCCAAAGAAGGCAGCAGCACCAAGGTGCCTCTGCCAGACAGCCCTCATGCTCCAGAACTAGCCACGCCATGTCGGAGCAAGGAAGCCGCCGAAGATCCCCACGGCCCCCTTCGCCAGCCAGAGGGGCTCGAAGGGgacggggctgagggagatgctGTGGAGTCCAGCCCAGCCATCCATCAAGAAGAAGACATAAATGTAACAGGGGGAGATGATCTTGAAGCAGGCCCTGGCCCACCCAGAACTAAGCCCACCACTGATGTAGCGCCAGTGCGGGAGCACCAGGGCACATGGGCTCCGGAGAGCGAAGGCCATGGAGCCCAAGCCAGCCATGCCGGAGATGAGCAAGTGCAGGCCCCaaggctaagggaggcagagctgGCTCCGTGTGCTCCAGGCCAGGAGGCCGACGGatgtgccccagaggaagtgagagCGCAGGAGGGCCAAGGGGGCTCGGCTCTTCCCACACCAGAGACCAAACAGCCGGAGAGTGGAAAGGGCCCACCTCAGCCTCTTGCAATGAAGACCGCACCTGCCCTCTCACCGGGATCAGGGCCCGAGCTCCCCACTGTCCCCATATGCGAGAGTGGCCCCATGTCCACTGCCCCCTTTCTAGAGACAGGCCTCGAGACCACCACTGTCCCCCTGGATCAGAGTGGTCCCCAGGTCTCCATCTCCTTGCTAGGGACAGGCCATGAAGCCCCCACCGCCCCTGGGTACGAGAGCAACCCTGAGGCTGCTCCGTTGCTTGAGACTAGCTTGGATCTTGCGTCCTGGTCTGACGCTTCCTCGTTGCTGTGGAGTGGCCCCACAAGCCTTCCCCTGGAATCTGGGCCACTGAAGCCCACAGAGCTTCCCGCTCTCCCCGAGCCTGACACACCGGCTGGGGTGCGCCCCGACGGGAGCGCCCCCATGAGAGTCACTTCCAGCACCGTCCGAGTCCAGCAGGTGAAATCCGTCCCCATAGTGCCCCCCAAGCCTCAGTTTGCCAGGATGCCTCCTACTGTGAAGATGAAGATGCACCTGGGTGAAGCATCCACGTGGCCCAAGCTCTCTGCTTCGGAGAAGAGCTCCAGCGGTGGGGAGACCAGCCTGGAGAAGGGGGCCTCTCTCCAGAGGCAGTCGCACCCTGTCAGCCTGGGTGCGTGCTGCCGCGTCGCAGAGGGCACAGAGTCGAACGAGGAGTTTCCCCCGCCCAGCCCTGTAGAGaagtgccccagcagcacagaGAGCCGCGAGCCTGCCGAGACCTCCCTCCAGAAGCAGAGGCGAGCCAGCTGGCGTAACGGCGGCAGCATGTCTTTCGACACGGCGGTGGCCCTGGCCAAGCAGAGGCACTTGGCCCAGGCCCCGGTTCGGAGGATGCAGACCTACTGCGCGGGGGATGGTCGGGAGATGCACGGTGTTCCCAAGGTGGAGAAGCCCCCGCCGTTCCCCAGGCCTGCCCTAAAGCCTGTGGGCCAGCGCTCCCTGAGGCCGCTGAGCTGCACCAGCGCGCTACTGTCTCCAGACGCCCTGGCTCTGGGCAAGCACCCGCCCCTGCCTGACACGGCCTGCGAACCGCACCTGGCGCCTGGCCAGGAGCCACTGCCCTTCGCCCAGGAGCCCACAGCAAGGAGCAGGCTGAGCATGCCCAGGCTTGGCCAGCGACCGTCAGAcatggaagaggcagtggggcctCTCCCGCAGCAGCGGCGGTCGCTGGCTTTTGAAATCAGGGACTGCGGAGGGTCGGAGTTGTGA
- the ARHGAP30 gene encoding rho GTPase-activating protein 30 isoform X1 has product MSLAMKARQKVKRKGAAKDRVFGCDLLEHLQHSGQEVPQVLRSCTEFVEQHGIVDGIYRLSGVSSNIQKLRQEFDSDRCPDLNKDVYLQDIHCVSSLCKAYFRELPNPLLTYQLYDKFADAVAIQMEEGRLVKIKEVLKELPSPHYRTLEFLMRHLVHMASYSSQTNMHARNLAIVWAPNLLRSKDIEASGFNGTAAFMEVRVQSIVVEFILTHVEQLFRDAPLCGSDRENLRKSLLLSGLGLPGVHPDSQTMSYNLPTMLNQGDGPPQIRPYHTIIELNDHKRKGSLKVKKWRSIFNLGRSSNDSKRKPAKAEEKDDKSIKMSLRPAKSMDSLSSVPDANDDNARLGRKRSQKQAPQRRESFDSPSSREESFLESDEYPEGKFKGEEGQQTLESESEASAKSEPTTPKAGRASLVGGAPQGRSPMTARNRAEKCAGVHISVPFSVTVPFHITSNISLSRLTRGLECPALSYSPLDKEALERSSKELEAEEGLSAKLPLDEEDHVADTKPASALDSEENRLSMEVQDSFSFLDNQDTWQDCGTEGDQPEKSLLEETTSDFAGDMLDGFPGMDDDMESRFMNPEFSVEPPPEYLSIEECMNEEQYYMATGCSDTEELSKETDSEDVFLSAYDDLSPLASDLEKLRQLGTEHGWDVPLPDGALGGEMAQEMLSNQPPRPAEEGPLASDTNGSSLSKEGSSTKVPLPDSPHAPELATPCRSKEAAEDPHGPLRQPEGLEGDGAEGDAVESSPAIHQEEDINVTGGDDLEAGPGPPRTKPTTDVAPVREHQGTWAPESEGHGAQASHAGDEQVQAPRLREAELAPCAPGQEADGCAPEEVRAQEGQGGSALPTPETKQPESGKGPPQPLAMKTAPALSPGSGPELPTVPICESGPMSTAPFLETGLETTTVPLDQSGPQVSISLLGTGHEAPTAPGYESNPEAAPLLETSLDLASWSDASSLLWSGPTSLPLESGPLKPTELPALPEPDTPAGVRPDGSAPMRVTSSTVRVQQVKSVPIVPPKPQFARMPPTVKMKMHLGEASTWPKLSASEKSSSGGETSLEKGASLQRQSHPVSLGACCRVAEGTESNEEFPPPSPVEKCPSSTESREPAETSLQKQRRASWRNGGSMSFDTAVALAKQRHLAQAPVRRMQTYCAGDGREMHGVPKVEKPPPFPRPALKPVGQRSLRPLSCTSALLSPDALALGKHPPLPDTACEPHLAPGQEPLPFAQEPTARSRLSMPRLGQRPSDMEEAVGPLPQQRRSLAFEIRDCGGSEL; this is encoded by the exons tccCCCAGGTACTGAGGAGCTGCACGGAGTTCGTCGAGCAGCACGGCATTGTGGATGGGATCTACAGGCTCTCCGGGGTCTCCTCAAACATCCAGAAGCTGAG GCAGGAGTTTGACAGCGACCGCTGCCCCGATCTCAACAAAGATGTGTACCTGCAGGACATCCACTGCGTCAGCTCCCTCTGCAAAGCCTACTTCCGggagctccccaaccccctgctcacctACCAGCTCTACGACAAGTTTGCT GATGCCGTGGCCATCCAGATGGAGGAGGGACGGCTGGTGAAAATCAAAGAGGTGCTGAAGGAACTTCCATCCCCACACTACAG GACCCTGGAGTTTCTGATGAGACATCTGGTTCACATGGCTTCCTACAGCTCCCAGACCAACATGCACGCCAGGAACCTGGCCATCGTCTGGGCCCCCAACCTGCTCAG ATCTAAGGACATCGAGGCCTCTGGGTTCAACGGCACGGCTGCCTTCATGGAGGTGCGGGTGCAGTCCATCGTCGTGGAGTTCATCCTCACCCACGTGGAGCAGCTCTTCAGAGACGCCCCTCTCTGCG GAAGTGACCGTGAGAACCTCCGGAAATCCCTCCTCCTGTCCGGCTTGGGGTTGCCAGGAGTCCACCCCGACAGCCAGACCATGTCCTACAACTTGCCCACCATGCTGAACCAGGGAGACGGCCCACCGCAGATCCGCCCCTACCACACCATCATCGAGCTCAACGACCACAA AAGAAAAGGCTCCTTGAAGGTAAAGAAATGGAGGTCAATCTTCAACCTGGGCAGATCCAGCAATGACTCCAAACGCAAGCCGGCCAAGGCAGAGGAGAAAG ATGACAAATCCATTAAAATGAGCTTGCGGCCGGCCAAAAGCATGGACTCCCTCAGCTCCGTGCCGGATGCTAACGATG ACAAtgccaggctgggcaggaagAGATCACAGAAGCAGGCCCCCCAGCGCCGCGAGAGTTTCGACAGCCCCTCCTCCCGggaggagagctttctggagtcGGACGAGTACCCCGAAGGGAAATTCAAGGGCGAGGAGGGGCAGCAAACGCTGGAGTCCGAGAGCGAAGCCAGTGCCAAATCAGAGCCCACGACCCCCAAGGCCGGCCGGGCCTCGCTGGTGGGGGGCGCCCCGCAGGGCCGCTCGCCCATGACTGCGCGGAACCGGGCAGAGAAGTGCGCTGGGGTCCATATCTCCGTCCCCTTCTCGGTCACCGTCCCCTTCCACATCACCTCCAACATCTCCCTGTCCCGCCTGACCCGGGGGCTGGAGTGCCCGGCCCTGAGCTACAGCCCCTTAGACAAGGAGGCTCTGGAGAGGTCGTCCAAGGAGCtagaagcagaggaggggctgtCGGCTAAGCTCCCCCTCGACGAGGAAGATCACGTGG CAGATACAAAGCCGGCGAGTGCTCTGGACTCGGAGGAGAACAGGCTGTCCATGGAGGTGCAGGACTCCTTCTCATTTCTCGACAACCAGGACACCTGGCAGGACTGTGGCACGGAAGGCGACCAGCCAGAGAAGAGCTTGCTGGAAGAGACCACCTCCGATTTTGCTGGGGACATGCTGGATGGCTTCCCAGGAATGGATGACGACATGGAGAGCAGGTTCATGAAT CCGGAGTTCTCGGTGGAGCCGCCCCCGGAGTACCTCTCCATCGAGGAGTGCATGAATGAGGAGCAGTACTACATGGCCACCGGCTGCTCCGACACTGAGGAGCTCTCCAAGGAGACGGATTCCGAGGACGTGTTCCTGAGCGCCTACGATGACCTCAGCCCCTTAGCTTCTGACCTAGAGAAGCTGCGACAGCTCGGTACGGAGCACGGGTGGGATGTGCCTCTTCCAGATGGGGCGCTGGGTGGCGAAATGGCTCAAGAGATGCTGAGCAACCAGCCCCCAAGACCTGCTGAGGAAGGGCCGTTAGCTAGCGACACCAATGGCTCCTCTTTGTCCAAAGAAGGCAGCAGCACCAAGGTGCCTCTGCCAGACAGCCCTCATGCTCCAGAACTAGCCACGCCATGTCGGAGCAAGGAAGCCGCCGAAGATCCCCACGGCCCCCTTCGCCAGCCAGAGGGGCTCGAAGGGgacggggctgagggagatgctGTGGAGTCCAGCCCAGCCATCCATCAAGAAGAAGACATAAATGTAACAGGGGGAGATGATCTTGAAGCAGGCCCTGGCCCACCCAGAACTAAGCCCACCACTGATGTAGCGCCAGTGCGGGAGCACCAGGGCACATGGGCTCCGGAGAGCGAAGGCCATGGAGCCCAAGCCAGCCATGCCGGAGATGAGCAAGTGCAGGCCCCaaggctaagggaggcagagctgGCTCCGTGTGCTCCAGGCCAGGAGGCCGACGGatgtgccccagaggaagtgagagCGCAGGAGGGCCAAGGGGGCTCGGCTCTTCCCACACCAGAGACCAAACAGCCGGAGAGTGGAAAGGGCCCACCTCAGCCTCTTGCAATGAAGACCGCACCTGCCCTCTCACCGGGATCAGGGCCCGAGCTCCCCACTGTCCCCATATGCGAGAGTGGCCCCATGTCCACTGCCCCCTTTCTAGAGACAGGCCTCGAGACCACCACTGTCCCCCTGGATCAGAGTGGTCCCCAGGTCTCCATCTCCTTGCTAGGGACAGGCCATGAAGCCCCCACCGCCCCTGGGTACGAGAGCAACCCTGAGGCTGCTCCGTTGCTTGAGACTAGCTTGGATCTTGCGTCCTGGTCTGACGCTTCCTCGTTGCTGTGGAGTGGCCCCACAAGCCTTCCCCTGGAATCTGGGCCACTGAAGCCCACAGAGCTTCCCGCTCTCCCCGAGCCTGACACACCGGCTGGGGTGCGCCCCGACGGGAGCGCCCCCATGAGAGTCACTTCCAGCACCGTCCGAGTCCAGCAGGTGAAATCCGTCCCCATAGTGCCCCCCAAGCCTCAGTTTGCCAGGATGCCTCCTACTGTGAAGATGAAGATGCACCTGGGTGAAGCATCCACGTGGCCCAAGCTCTCTGCTTCGGAGAAGAGCTCCAGCGGTGGGGAGACCAGCCTGGAGAAGGGGGCCTCTCTCCAGAGGCAGTCGCACCCTGTCAGCCTGGGTGCGTGCTGCCGCGTCGCAGAGGGCACAGAGTCGAACGAGGAGTTTCCCCCGCCCAGCCCTGTAGAGaagtgccccagcagcacagaGAGCCGCGAGCCTGCCGAGACCTCCCTCCAGAAGCAGAGGCGAGCCAGCTGGCGTAACGGCGGCAGCATGTCTTTCGACACGGCGGTGGCCCTGGCCAAGCAGAGGCACTTGGCCCAGGCCCCGGTTCGGAGGATGCAGACCTACTGCGCGGGGGATGGTCGGGAGATGCACGGTGTTCCCAAGGTGGAGAAGCCCCCGCCGTTCCCCAGGCCTGCCCTAAAGCCTGTGGGCCAGCGCTCCCTGAGGCCGCTGAGCTGCACCAGCGCGCTACTGTCTCCAGACGCCCTGGCTCTGGGCAAGCACCCGCCCCTGCCTGACACGGCCTGCGAACCGCACCTGGCGCCTGGCCAGGAGCCACTGCCCTTCGCCCAGGAGCCCACAGCAAGGAGCAGGCTGAGCATGCCCAGGCTTGGCCAGCGACCGTCAGAcatggaagaggcagtggggcctCTCCCGCAGCAGCGGCGGTCGCTGGCTTTTGAAATCAGGGACTGCGGAGGGTCGGAGTTGTGA